Genomic segment of Sphingomonas sp. KRR8:
CGGACGTGCGCGCGGCGATGCGCGAAGTTCGCGTGGCGCTGCTGGAGGCCGACGTCGCGCTGCCCGTGGCGCGGGAGTTCGTCGACAAGGCGACCGAAGCGGCGGTTGGCCAGGAAGTGCTTCGCTCGGTCACTCCGGGCCAGCAGGTCGTCAAGATCGTCCACGACGCGCTGGTCGATATGCTTGGGCCCGACACGGCCGAGCTGAACGTCAATGTCGCTCCGCCCGCCGTCATCATGATGGTCGGCCTGCAGGGCTCCGGTAAGACCACCACCACTGCCAAGCTCGCCAGGCGCCTGACCGACAAGGGCCGCAAGAAGGTCCTGATGGCGTCGCTCGACGTCGCTCGTCCGGCCGCGCAGGAGCAGCTGGCCGTGCTCGGTCGCCAGGCCAGCGTCGACACGCTGCCGATCGTTCCGGGCCAGACGCCGGTGCAGATCGCCGAACGCGCGCTCAATTCGGCCCGCCTGCAGGGCTACGATGTCCTGCTGCTGGACACGGCCGGCCGGCTTCACGTCGACGATGCCCTGATGGCCGAGATGAAGGCGGTCGCCTCCGCCTCGCGCCCGACCGAGACGCTGCTCGTGGTCGACAGCCTGACGGGCCAGGATGCGGTCAACGTCGCCCGCGGCTTCGCCGGCCAGGTTGAGCTCTCGGGCGTCATCCTGACCCGCATGGATGGCGATGCCCGCGGCGGTGCGGCGCTGTCGATGCGCGCGGTCACCGGCAAGCCGATCAAGTTCGCCGGTACCGGCGAGGGTCTCGACGCGATCGAGCCGTTCCACCCGCAGCGGGTCGCCGGCCGCATCCTTGGCATGGGCGATGTCGTCAGCCTGGTGGAGCGGGCCGCTGAGACCATCCAGGTCGAGGACGCCGAGAAGCTCGCGGCCAAGATGGCCAAGGGCAAGTTCGACCTCGACGACCTGCGCATGCAGCTCAAGCAAATGGAGCGCATGGGCGGCCTTGGCGCGCTCGCCGGCATGATGCCCGGTCTCAAGGGCATGAAGGGCGCGATGGAGAAGGCCAACGACGGCAAGGCGCTGGTTCACCTCGAAGCGCTGCTGTCGTCCATGACCCCGAAGGAGCGGGCCGTTCCCGGGCTGATCAACGCCAAGCGCAAGATCCGCATCGCCAAGGGCAGCGGCCGGACCGTGCAAGAGGTCAACAAGCTTCTGAAGATGCACCAGGAAATGGAAGGCATGATGAAGCGCCTGAAGAAGATGGGCGGCCTGGGCAAGCTTGCCGCCATGTTCGGCAAGGGCGGCATCGAGGGCGCGATGGGCGGCCTCATGGGCGGCGGAGCCGGTGGCCTCGGTGGTGCTGGCGGTGGCGGCCTGCCTGGCCTCCCCGGAATGCCCGGAGGCCTTCCGCCCGGCGCTCACAGATTTGGCAAGAAGTAACTCAAGAACTCACAGCAAGGAACTGACAAGATGGCACTTTCCATTCGTCTCGCCCGTGGCGGCGCCAAGAAGCGGCCCTATTACCGCATCGTCGTGGCCGACAGCCGCTCCCCGCGTGACGGCCGCTTCATCGAGAAGCTCGGCACCTACAACCCGCTGCTGGCGAAGGACTCGCCCGAGCGCGTGAAGCTCGACGCCGAGCGCGTCAGCCATTGGCTCAAGGTCGGCGCCCAGCCGTCGGACCGCGTTGCCCGCTTCCTCGACGCCGCCGGCGTTCGTGAGCGCGCCGCCCGCAACAACCCGAACAAGGGCAAGCCCGGCGAGAAGGCCACCGAGCGCGCCGAAGAGCGCGCGACCAAGCAGGCCGAAGCCGCCGAGGCAGCTGCCACCGCCGCCGCCGAAGCCGCTGCTGCTCCGGCTGAGCCGGAAGTGACCGAGGCTCCGGCCGCCGAAGCCGCGACCGCCGAAGCTCCGGCAGCCGCCGACGAGTCCGCTCCGACCCAGCCCGAGCCAGCCGAAGGTGCGGCCGAGGGTGAGGCTGAAGGTTCGGGTGCCCCGACCCAGCCGGAGCCGGCGGAAGGCAGCGACGACGCTGCTCCCGCGGAAGGCGCTGAAAAGGCTGAGTAATGACCAGAGTCGTCCTCGCCGCGATCGCCGGAGCTCATGGCGTCCGCGGCGAGGTTCGCCTCAAGCTCTTCACCGATGGTGTGGGGAGCCTTGCTGGGCACAAGGCGGTGTTCGTCGGTGATCGTGAGTACCGCCTCGAGCGGGCTGGCGGCACCGACAAGTCGCCAACTGCTCGCCTGTCCGGAGTGAGCAGCCGCGAAGCCGCCGAGGCCCTTCGTGGTCAGCTGCTCGAGGTCGATCGCGCCGCACTGCCGCCGCTCGAGGACGGCGAATATTACCACGCCGACCTAATCGGCCTGCCCTGCGTGGATGGTGAAGGGATAAGCCTCGGAGCCGTCTCGGCGGTCGAGAACTTCGGCGCCGGCGACCTGCTCGAGGTCGAGGACGCGGAAGGAAAGCGGGCGCTGGTCCCGTTTCGGCCCGGCATCGCCGACCTCACCGACGGCAAGGTCGTGATCGACCCGGTCTTCCTGGCCTAGTCTCCCTCTTCGATTTCCTCCCGTGCCGTCTCGCTCCCCTCTAGCATCACGGCCGGTTGGCGCAGCATCGGTCGCTTGGCCGCCAGGTCGTTGCGAATGGTGGTCGCCGCCTGGCCGCCTTCGCCCATAGCATGGCTGATCTGGTCCAGGCCGTGGACCACGTCGCCTGCCGCGTAGAATCCTTCCACCGTGCTGCGCATCTTCTCGTCACACAGCACGCACCCGTCCTGAGCCAATTCCGCCCCGAGCATTTCGGCCAGCTGGGTATGCGTGTCCGACCCGAGCGCCGGATAGATGCTGTCGAATGTCATCAGCCCTTCGGCCGAGTCCACGGTGATGCAAGCGCCGGTGACGCCAATCGCCTCCGCCGGTCCATCCACCAGGCGCACGCCGGCCTCCTCAAGCTTGCGCCGGTCCTCCTCGGCAAGGTCCATCGCCTTGTCAGGCGCGATCAGCGTAACGTCGGCGGTGTAGCTGCGCAGGAACAGCGCCTCGCCGACCCCATTCTTACCTGAACCAATCACTCCGACCTTCTTGTCGGTGACCTCATAGCCATCGCAGATCGGGCAGTATCGGATGAGCCCGCGCGCCATCGCGTCGTCGTGCAACTCCATATCCATCGGCGGCTTGCGGTTGGACAGGCCCGTGGCCAGCAGCACACTTCGCGCTTGCATCGGCCCGGCGCCCCAATCCGCGGTGAACAGGTCACCATCCTTGTCGATCCGGTGCACCCGCCCGCTTTCGATCCGGGTGCCATATTTCTGCGCCTGGGCGCGCATCAGCCCGAGCAGTTCGTTGCCATTGATGCCTTCGGGATAGCCGGCGTGGTTGTGGCTGCACGGAATCCAGCTCGCCCGGCTCTTGCCTTCGTCGACCACGATCACGTCGAGGTGAAAGCGGGACAGGTAAATGGCGGCGGTCAGCCCGGCAGGGCCGCCGCCGACGATGAGGCAATCGAGCGGTGCGTTGTTGTCCATGCGGCGGCAATGGCGGGCGGGGATGGTTGTTCCGCCGCATGGGGATTAGGACGATGCCCATGCTGGTCGAACTTGGCTTGTTAGCGTTGTGCGTGTTTCTGCCGGCGGTGATCGCGTGGTGGCTCGTCCATCGCCGTCCGCGCCGGTCCAATCAGCGGATCGCGCTGGTCGCTGCCTTGCCGCTGACGGTCCTGGTGTTCGCCGTCCTGCCGTTGGCGATCGTGTCCACCCTCCTCACTCCAGCTGAACGATGCGGCGTCGATGCCTGCGGGATGCTGGTAGCGGCATCGATGATGGTGGCGGCATTATCGCCCATTCCGTTCGTCATCGGGTTCGTCACCGCCTATGTCGTGATCTGGTTTCACGATCGCCGCAGCAACTGATGACCTTTCGCGCTTCCGTCCTGACGCTTTATCCCGAGATGTTCCCTGGCCCGCTTGGCATCAGCCTTGCCGGTCGCGCCCTTGGCGAAGGCATCTGGTCGCTCGACGCCCGCAACATCCGTGACTTCGCGACGGACAAGCATCGCAGTGTCGACGACACTCCGGCCGGGGGCGGGGCCGGGATGGTGCTTAAGCCGGATGTGCTCGCCGCGGCGCTCGACAGCGTGGCCGACGGCCGGCCGATGCTCGCCATGACGCCGCGCGGGGCGCCGCTCACGCAGGCCCGCGTCCGGGAGCTTGCGGCGGGGCAGGGCGCCGTCGTGCTGTGCGGCCGGTTCGAGGGGTTCGACGAGCGTATCTTCGAGGGTCGGCCGCTGGAGCCGGTGTCGATTGGCGATTATGTCCTGTCGGGCGGCGAGCTTGGCGCGATGGTGCTGCTGGATGCTTGCGTTCGGCTGCTTCCCGGCGTAATGGGCGCGGCCTCCAGCGGTGAGGAAGAGAGCTTCGAAAAGGGGCTCCTCGAATATCCGCATTATACCCGACCAGTTGACTGGGAAGGGCGCACGATCCCCGAAGTGCTGCGATCGGGGGATCATGCGAAGATTGCCGCATGGCGCCACGCCCGGGCAATCGACGATACACGGCTACGGCGGCCGGACCTGATCGAGCGCCATGGGGGCGCCCGGCAGTCACCGCCCTCTGGTGCGCGGCATGAAGATTAGGGCTTGAAGACCATGAACCTGATTCAAACGCTCGAGCGCGAGCAGATCGACGAACTGACCGCCGCCCGCGCCATTCCCGAATTTCGCCCCGGCGACACACTGCGCGTCGGCGTCAAGGTGATCGAAGGCGAGCGCGCCCGTGTCCAGAACTTCGAAGGCGTCTGCATCGCCCGCTCGAACAAGGGCATCGGCTCCAACTTCACCGTCCGCAAGATCAGCTTCGGCGAAGGCGTGGAACGCGTCTTCCCGCTTTACTCGCCGACCATCGACTCGATCGAGGTGGTGCGCCGCGGCGCTGTCCGCCGCGCCAAGCTCTATTACCTGCGTGGCCGCACCGGTAAGTCGGCCCGCATCGCCGAGCGTCGCGACCCGCGCCGCGAAGCCGGCAAGCAGGCCGCCGCGCCGCAGGCCGAGAAGACCGAAGCCTAAGCTTTTCGTCTCGACGAACAAGGAAGGGGTCGCAGCCAGGCTGTGACCCCTTTTTCGTGTTCGTCATGCGGACCTTATTGGAGCATTCATTTCACCGCCCGCGGTGAGTGCGTGAGCAGGAACCCTGCGACGGTGTTCAGATCCGCACCCGGCTCACCACCACTGTTGCATCCGGCAGATACTGCGCCCGTGCGAACGCAGGCTGCGCGGCTTTGAGCGGAGCGGCGGCGGGCGGCAGGGACCAGCGCGTGCCAAGCACCGTCAGCACCAGCGGCTTCGGTCCGACCAGCAGTTCCACCACCTGTCCGTCACAGCTTCGTCCCGTGCAGGTCAGCCAAAAGGCGCCAGAGCTCTGTTTGGCGTTGATCGGGCGCACCTGGCCCGGGACGCCAAGGCCAAGCACCGCCGCGCCCTTGTCGGCGCTCAGCGTCATGCTGTCGGCGCCGTTCGTCTGCAGCCGGAGGCGAAGCCGGCGTCCGCCCGGAGCGGGTGTGGTTTCGAGCGGGATGGCATTTGCCGCAACAATCCCGGCGACGGCCGGTGCTGGCGCAACCCAGCGCTGCCGGGACCCGAGCGCTTCGACCCGCTCCAGGCGCCAATTTCCGAACCGCCGCCAATCAGCCGGCAGCGCCTTGCGATCGTTCACCACCGACCAGGCCGGCTGCTTGCGCGCGGGATCCACTACATATTGCAGCGTCCATTGCTGCTGCCGGTCGGACGAGTAGGCGGGGGTGAACAGCGCCGGCATCCAGGCGAGCAGCGCGAAACTCACCGCAACGCCAATCGCGGTCCGCCTCTTCGCACCCTCCAGAAGCGGCTTGGCCTCGATCAGCCAGGGCAGCAGCACCAGCGCGCCGAAGATCGCGAACAGCCACAGCGGTCCACCGTTCAGCAGGTCCTGCAACAGCCCCAGCATGGCACCCAGCGTCAGATAGCAGGCGACCGCAGCGGCAATCGCGGCAACCGTTTCCCAGCCCTTGCCAAGCCTGCCGAGCAACAGCCCAAGCGCCATGATGGCTGGCGGCAGCAGGAAGTAGATCAGCGCCCCGCTTGCAGCGAGCGTCAGCAGCCCGCCGAGCACCAGGAACAGCAGCCAATAGACCACGCGCAATCGCGCGACTTCCATCCTGCGGGCTAGTGCCAGGAGCCCCAGTCCGACCGCGATCACCCCTGCATAGACCGCAGTTTCGCTCCAGACCGGATGCGCGCGCCAGAACTGACCCTCCCGGAAGGCGCCGACGATACTCAGTCCGAGCCAAGCGGCGGCGGCGCCACCGACAATGATCGCAAGCAGCAGCGGCAGGCTCAGCCAGCCTCTCCGCCGAACGGTCGCGATGAACAGGACGACGAAAGCAAATGTCCCGACCAGAATCCCAACCCACATGGGCATGGCGGCCAGGCCAAGCCCGGGCACCGTCATGAACAGCCACTCCCCCTCGGCCTGCGCCGGGGCTGGAGCGCCCGCCAGCTGCATCGCCACGCTCAGCACCTGATCGCCCATGTGCTGCAGGGTGAGGGGATCCTGCGCGGCGAGGTCGTCGCCCGGCGAATGATAGCGTGTCTCATTACCGATGGCCGCGAAGTTGAGCGTCAGCCAGCGCCGGTCTTCAAACGTGTTGACGTCGGTGTAGTTGGGGATCTGGCGATAGGCGCTGACCGCCAGGCTGCTCGCCACGGGATGCGTCACCGTGTCCTTGAACAGGCGCACGGGGGCGGCATTGGGCAGCGACGTCTCGAACATGTTCACGGGCCCGGTCGTGCCGCGCGCCTCCAGGTTGATCAGGCTGTCCACCTGCGCGGCGGCGGCATCGGCGTCGATGAAGGAGCGCGCGCCGACTAATCCGAGCTCCTCGCCCTCGTTGAACAGCAGGATGACAGGGCGCTTGAGCGGCTGGTCCTTAAGCAGGCTGGCAACCTCCAGCATCGTCGCCACACCGACGCCTGCGTCACTGGCACCCGGTCCCACGGGCACGCTGTCGTAGTGCGAGTTGATCAGCAGCGCCTTTTGCCCCGTCGCCGGTCCCAGGGTCACGAGCAGGTTGCGCACCCGCGCGCAGCCCACGCCCCGCTGCTTGAACAGGCCGTTGCAGGCGAACCGATCCTGCACCCGCGGCTGCAGCCCCATCGAGCGCAGCTCGGCAATCAGCCGCTCGCGCACGCCGTCGCTGGCTGCGCTGTCGGCCGGATGCGGACGCTGATCGCCGAGCACCCGCGCCAGCCGGTCCTTGGCCCTGAGCGCATTGAACTGCCCAGCCGCATTGCTTGCCCGGAGAGCGGGAGGCTGACTGAGGCTGCGCATTGCCGCCATGCCGAGCAGGAGACCCGCCACCACCAGTGCCAGCACGATCCACCGCTGCCGCATGCCTTGCTCCCCCTCACGTCCGAGCGGACGCTTTTTGCTTTGCTACCGCTCTCTCACCCGTTTAGCCAATGCCCCGATGTATGCTTCCATTCTCGGCCTCGCCGCCGCTCTCGCCGCCCAGCCCGCACCCCAGACGACAGCCATTCAGCCGAAAACGCTGACGCTTGAGCGGGTGTTCGCCAGCCCCTCGCTCGGCGGGAGCGTGCCCCGGCTGCCGAAGCTCTCGCCCGACGGCAAGCTCGTGACCCTGCTGCGCAACCGCGCCGACGACCGCGAGCGCTACGACCTGTGGGCGATCAATCCCGCCACCGGCGCCGCTCGAATGCTGGTCGACAGCACGAAATTCGGCACCGGCGCCGCGCTGACCGAACAAGAACGGATGCAGCGCGAACGCGCCCGCATCGGTAATCTCAAGGGCATCGTCGCCTACGACTGGGCGCCCGACGGGAAGTCGCTGATCGTGCCCTTGGACGGCGACGTTTATCTCGCAGGACTTGACGGCAATGTCCGCCGCCTCACCACCACCAAGGAGCCCGAGCTCGACTCCACCGTGAGTGAGACAGGCCGCTTCGTCAGCTTCGTTCGTGACAAGGCACTGCACGTGCTCGACGTCGCCAGCGGCGCCGACAAGCAGGTCACCCCGGCGGGCAGCGACACGCTGAGCTGGGGCTTGGCCGAATTCATCGCCGGCGAAGAGCTGCAGCGCTTTCGCGGGCATTGGTGGTCGCCCAAGGACGACCGCATCGCCGTCGCGCGGGTGGACGAAAGCCCGGTTGAGCTGGCCACCCGCACGGCGATCGGCGCGGAGAAGACCACCACCGTTCAGCAGCGCTACCCTCGCGCGGGCACCGCAAACGCGATCGTCGACCTCTACCTCGTCAACCCCGACGGCAGCGCCATGGTCAAGGCCGACCTCGGCACCAACCCAGACGTATACCTCGCCCGCGTCGACTGGCTGCCCGACGGCAGCGGTCTTATCGTGCAGCGCGAAAGTCGCGACCAGAAGCGCCTCGACTACCTTCGCGTGAACGCCCGCACCGGCGCCTCGACCCTGCTGTTCGCCGACACGTCCGACACCTGGATCAACCTCAGCGAGGACTTGAAGCCGCTCAAGGTCGGCGGTTTCCTGTTCAGCTCCGAACGCTCAGGTTTCCGTCACCTCTACCGCTGGAACAACGGCCGGACGGAGCAGCTCACACGGGGTAATTGGGTGCTGGACGGCGTAACCGGCCTCGACGAGGCCTCCCACCGCGTCTTCTTCACCGCCAACCGGGAGCGAAGCTACGAGAAGCAGCTGTACGTCCTCGACTATGCCAAGCGCCGCGCGCAGCCGGTGCAGTTGACCGCCAATGGCACCAACAACTCGGTCAAGATGGACAAGACCGGCCGCCTGGCGCTGATCACCGCCAGCGGACCCGGCCAGCCCTCGCAGACCTGGCTCTCCAACGGAAATGGCAAGCGCCTGGCCTGGATCGAGCAGAACCTCGTCACGGGCAATCACCCTTACGCGCCTTATGCGGCAGCCGACGCGAGGCCTGAGTTCGGCCGTCTTCCGGCCGCGGACGGCACCACCATGCTCGACTATCGCATCCTGCGTCCGGTCCTCGCGGCAGGGCAGAAGGCGCCGGTCTTCTTCCGCGTCTATGGCGGCCCGCAGGCGCAGGACGTGCAGCAGGGCTGGGTCAGCCCGCTCGACCAGTGGCTGGTGCGCCAGGGCTTCATCGTCTTCGTCGTCGGCAACCGCGGGCAGGAGGGGCGGGGCACCGCCTTCCAGAAGCCCGCCTATCGCAAGCTGGGCGGAGTCGAGGTCGAAGACCAGCTCGCCGGCCTTACCTGGCTCAAGCGGCAACCGGGCGTCGACCCGGACAAGGTTGTCGTCCACGGCTGGTCCTACGGCGGCTACATGACCCTGAAGCTGCTGGAGGCCGCGCCGCACGCTTTCGCCGCCGGGATCGCCGGCGCGCCGGTCACGCGCTGGGACCTCTACGACACCCATTACAGCGAGCATTACATGGGCGATCCCAGGATGGACCGCGCGGCCTACGACCGCTCCGACGCGCTTCACGATGCATCCAGGATCGCCGACCCGCTGCTTCTGGTGCATGGGCTGAGCGACGATAACGTCTTGTTCGCCAATTCGACCGCCTTCATGGCGACCATGCAGGAGGCCAGGGTCCCGTTCGAAATGGCGGTCTATCCCGGCAAGACCCACAGCTTCGCGGGACCGAACATTCAGGTCGACCTGTGGCAGCGGATGATGGACTTCCTCGCCCGCCGCGACATCATCGCTCCGCGCAAGCCTCTGCAGTAAGCCGCCCGCCCTTGTTCCACGCGCCGGCGTGTGCATATCGGCCTGGAACGCCACCGCCTGATGGCGCGTCGGCCTAGCGGAGAATGTGCATGGGTTATCGGGTCGCCGTGGTCGGCGCGACGGGCAGTGTCGGGCGCGAGATGCTGCAGATCCTAGCCGAGCGGCAGTTCCCGCTCGATGAGGTGGCGGCGCTCGCCTCCTCGCGCAGCCAGGGTGACATCATCGATTTCGGTGACTCGGGCGAGACGCTGAAGGTCAACAACCTCGAGCATTTCGACTTCGAAGGCTGGGATATCGCGCTGTTCGCCGCGGGGTCCGAAGTTAGCAAGGTCCATGCTCCGCGCGCGGCGGCGGCGGGCTGCACCGTGATCGACAACAGCTCCTTCTTCCGCATGGACCCGGACGTCCCGCTGATCGTGCCCGAAGTGAACCCGGAGGCGATCACTGCCTATCGCGCCAAGAACATCATCGCCAATCCCAACTGCTCGACCGCGCAGATGGTCGTAGCCTTGAAGCCGCTCCACGACGTCGCCCGCATCAAGCGGGTGGTGGTCGCGACCTACCAATCGGTGTCGGGCGCCGGGAAGGCAGGCATGGACGAGCTGTTCAACCAGTCCCGCAACATCTTCGTCGGCGACAGTGCCGAGCCGCATCATTTCACCAAGCAGATCGCCTTCAACGTCATTCCGCAAATCGACAGCTTCCTCGACGATGGCTCGACGAAGGAAGAGTGGAAGATGGTGGTCGAGACCAAGAAGATCCTCGATCCCAAGATCAAGGTCACGGCCACCTGCGTTCGCGTGCCGGTGTTCGTCGGCCACTCGGAAGCGGTGAACGTCGAGTTCGAGGACGAAATCTCCGCCCAGCAGGCGCAGGAGATCCTGCGTGAGGCTCCGGGCGTCATGCTGGTCGATAAGCGCGAGCCGGGCGGCTACGTCACCCCTGTCGAGTGCGTCGGCGATTATGCCACCTTCGTCTCACGCGTCCGCGAGGACCCGACGGTAGACAATGGCCTCAGCCTGTGGGTGGTCAGCGACAATCTCCGCAAGGGCGCGGCGCTGAACGCCGTGCAAATCGCCGAACTGCTCGGCCGCAAGCACCTCCAAAAAGCCTGAGCAAGTCTCAGAAGGGGAAGAGAGCGTCGTAGATCTGCTGGCCCCAGCGCGCCTGCTGCGCGCTGGTCAGCTGGCCACGGCCACCGTAGAGCACTCGCGCTTCGGCGATCTGCGTGTGCTTGATGCTGTTGTCGCGGGTGATGTCCTGCGGGCGGATCAGACCGGTGATCACCAGTTCGCGCAGTTCATTGTCCACGCGCATTTCCTGCCGTCCGCGGATCATCAGATTGCCGTTGGGCAGCACGTCGGTCACGACAGCCGCCAAGGTCAGGTTGATCGTTTCCGATCGCGCGATGGTCCCGCTGCCCTGGCTGCCCGACTTGCTGCTGCCGGTCACCGATCCGCTGCTGTTCTTGCCCGGCAGGACCTTGTCGATCAATTTGTCGAGCCCGAGTAGCCCGGCGATCCCGGCCGTTTCGCTGCCCGTCCGATTGCGGGTGTTGGCATTGTCCATCGCGGCCTTGTCGGTAGTCTGCACCTTGATCGTCAGGATATCGCCCTTGGCGTAGGCCCGGTTGTCGCGGAACAGCCCCGCCGCGCCGGGCCTGAACAGCGATGCGGTCTGCAGTGGGGCAGTTTGCTCAGCCACGGGCGGAGGCGCTGGCGCTGGCGCGGCTCGGTCGCTTCGTCCGCTGCTTGCCAGGCTTGGCTCGATCGCCGGAGCAGGAACCTCGGTCGGTTTCGAGAAGCGCGGCGGCCTGCCGACGCTGGCGATCGTACCCGCAACGCCGCAGCCGCCAAGCGCCGCACACGCAATCAGAAGACCAATCCTGCGCATCTTCACTCACCCCCGAGGCGCACCGCGCCGCTGCCGACGACAATCCCGTCCAGCGTCCGGCTGGTCGGTACCGCGACCACCCGCACCAGGTCGCCCCTGCGCCCGTCGCCTAGCGCACGCCCTTGCGCGCGGATCAGCAGGGTACCGGAGCGGAAGCTGATGGTGACCGGCTCGCCACGCTTCACCAGCCGCGGCTCGGCTACGTCCGCGGCGCGAACCAGCGTTCCGGCCGGCAGCATTCTCAGTGCCTCCCTGCCGAGGATCTGCGCCGGTCCGGCGATCGGCAGCATGGGCGCCGGCCGCTCCTCCAGCACGAAGTCGCTCGCGCCGAGCAGATCGCCGCGCGCGACATCGTGCGCCAGCACCGGCAGCGGCGTGCCGAGCAACGCGAGTGCAAGCCCCAGCATCAGCGCATCTGCGTCGAGGTGGAGAGCATCTCGTCCACTGTCTTCACCACACGGCTGTTCATCTCATAGGCGCGCTGGGCGGTGATCAGCGCGGTGATCTCGCTCACCGGATTGACGTTGCTGGCCTCCAGATAGCCCTGGCGCAGTCCGCCGAAGCCCGGATCACCCGGGCTGGCCACGTTGGGCTGCCCGCTGGCCGAGGTCGCCAGGAACAGGTTGCCGCCCTGCGCCTCAAGCCCCGCTTCGTTGACGAAATTCGCCAGCTGCAACTGGCCGACGTCCTGCATGTCGGTCTGACCGTCCAGCTTGACCTGGACCTTGCCAGTCGGACTGATGACCACGTCGGTCGCTTGCGGGGGGATCGTGATCCCTGGCTGCACGGGGTAGCCGTCCGCCGTGACGAGCTCGCCCTGGTCCGACAGCTGGAACGACCCCGAGCGGGTATAAGCGGTCTC
This window contains:
- the flgA gene encoding flagellar basal body P-ring formation chaperone FlgA; translation: MLGLALALLGTPLPVLAHDVARGDLLGASDFVLEERPAPMLPIAGPAQILGREALRMLPAGTLVRAADVAEPRLVKRGEPVTISFRSGTLLIRAQGRALGDGRRGDLVRVVAVPTSRTLDGIVVGSGAVRLGGE
- the flgH gene encoding flagellar basal body L-ring protein FlgH; protein product: MRRIGLLIACAALGGCGVAGTIASVGRPPRFSKPTEVPAPAIEPSLASSGRSDRAAPAPAPPPVAEQTAPLQTASLFRPGAAGLFRDNRAYAKGDILTIKVQTTDKAAMDNANTRNRTGSETAGIAGLLGLDKLIDKVLPGKNSSGSVTGSSKSGSQGSGTIARSETINLTLAAVVTDVLPNGNLMIRGRQEMRVDNELRELVITGLIRPQDITRDNSIKHTQIAEARVLYGGRGQLTSAQQARWGQQIYDALFPF
- the flgG gene encoding flagellar basal-body rod protein FlgG; this encodes MRSLSIAATGMLAQQTNVDVISNNIANMNTTAYKRQRAEFQDLLYEQVQRPGASTGGQEARSPSGIQIGAGVRTGGVYRIAEQGAMTSTSNRYDVAIQGQGYFQVTMPNGETAYTRSGSFQLSDQGELVTADGYPVQPGITIPPQATDVVISPTGKVQVKLDGQTDMQDVGQLQLANFVNEAGLEAQGGNLFLATSASGQPNVASPGDPGFGGLRQGYLEASNVNPVSEITALITAQRAYEMNSRVVKTVDEMLSTSTQMR
- a CDS encoding aspartate-semialdehyde dehydrogenase, with the protein product MGYRVAVVGATGSVGREMLQILAERQFPLDEVAALASSRSQGDIIDFGDSGETLKVNNLEHFDFEGWDIALFAAGSEVSKVHAPRAAAAGCTVIDNSSFFRMDPDVPLIVPEVNPEAITAYRAKNIIANPNCSTAQMVVALKPLHDVARIKRVVVATYQSVSGAGKAGMDELFNQSRNIFVGDSAEPHHFTKQIAFNVIPQIDSFLDDGSTKEEWKMVVETKKILDPKIKVTATCVRVPVFVGHSEAVNVEFEDEISAQQAQEILREAPGVMLVDKREPGGYVTPVECVGDYATFVSRVREDPTVDNGLSLWVVSDNLRKGAALNAVQIAELLGRKHLQKA